A single region of the Vicia villosa cultivar HV-30 ecotype Madison, WI linkage group LG4, Vvil1.0, whole genome shotgun sequence genome encodes:
- the LOC131599343 gene encoding defensin-like protein 183 — protein MEQYQDKRNKLGNMANHIISNCLNIFVIIATIAAVQYSTVEAGRCSEVFNRCDDMDCPGHCKSTYGSRSLGHKCDQFYLCTCFFNQASSSSNICHIGNGTCYTGECDNACCNSRCASLNHGSGTCIPNQFSKDRCLCSYRS, from the exons ATGGAACAATACCAAGACAAAAGAAATAAACTTGGCAATATGGCAAACCACATAATCTCAAACTGTCTGAATATCTTTGTTATCATAGCTACCATTGCCGCAG TGCAATATTCAACAGTGGAAGCAGGCAGATGCTCAGAGGTTTTCAATAGATGTGATGACATGGATTGTCCTGGACATTGTAAATCAACATATGGAAGTCGTAGTTTAGGGCATAAATGTGATCAATTCTACCTCTGCACTTGTTTCTTCAATCAAGCATCTTCTTCAAGCAATATATGTCACATTGGGAATGGAACATGCTACACTGGGGAATGTGATAATGCTTGTTGCAATTCAAGGTGTGCTAGTTTGAATCATGGTTCTGGAACTTGTATTCCTAACCAATTTTCCAAAGATAGATGCCTTTGTTCCTATAGAAGCTAG